The Nitrospirota bacterium genome includes a region encoding these proteins:
- the rsmH gene encoding 16S rRNA (cytosine(1402)-N(4))-methyltransferase RsmH gives MHEPVMVREVVQWLGCGPGRRIADVTVGLGGHAAAIIAACAPDGMLVGLDRDSEALAIARDRLPADRVRLHQADARALPEVLTADGWTAVDGVLFDLGVSSLQLDTPERGFSFQREGPLDMRMDHRNPLTAAEIVNEWPEPVLADVIRRYGEERWSGRIAAAISRARNLRPIAHTRELADLVVNAIPARYRAPHPHPATRTFQALRIAVNHELEDLEPALEAARRCVTAGGRLVVITFHSLEDRIVKQTFRRWEGGCVCPPDLPVCACGRRRLARVLTRRPITPSAEEALANPRARSAKLRAVECMAEAA, from the coding sequence CGCGAAGTGGTGCAGTGGTTGGGGTGCGGACCCGGGCGGAGAATCGCGGACGTCACGGTGGGGCTCGGGGGGCACGCGGCAGCGATCATCGCGGCGTGTGCACCCGACGGGATGCTGGTGGGACTCGACCGGGATTCGGAGGCCCTGGCGATCGCCCGCGATCGGTTGCCGGCGGATCGTGTCCGTCTGCACCAGGCCGACGCTCGCGCGCTTCCGGAGGTGCTGACGGCCGACGGCTGGACGGCCGTTGACGGGGTGCTGTTCGATCTCGGGGTCTCGTCGCTGCAACTCGACACCCCCGAGCGGGGCTTTTCGTTTCAACGCGAGGGACCGCTGGACATGCGTATGGATCACCGTAACCCGCTGACGGCCGCCGAAATCGTCAACGAGTGGCCGGAGCCGGTGTTGGCCGACGTCATTCGGCGATACGGCGAAGAACGGTGGTCCGGCCGGATCGCCGCGGCCATCTCGCGGGCGCGGAACCTCCGACCCATCGCGCACACCCGCGAGTTGGCCGACCTCGTCGTCAACGCCATCCCCGCGAGGTATCGCGCGCCCCATCCTCATCCCGCGACGCGGACCTTTCAAGCCCTGCGCATCGCGGTGAATCACGAGCTGGAAGATCTCGAGCCGGCGCTGGAGGCGGCGCGGCGCTGCGTGACCGCCGGTGGGCGATTGGTGGTGATCACCTTTCATTCGCTGGAAGATCGCATCGTTAAACAGACCTTCCGGCGCTGGGAAGGAGGGTGTGTGTGTCCGCCCGACCTGCCGGTTTGCGCGTGCGGGCGTCGCCGGTTGGCCCGGGTGCTTACCCGACGACCGATTACCCCGAGCGCCGAAGAGGCTCTCGCCAACCCCCGCGCGAGGAGCGCCAAACTCCGCGCAGTCGAGTGCATGGCGGAGGCCGCGTGA
- a CDS encoding cell division protein FtsL, protein MLRRLGGWCVGPRRAWMIWGAVVSLSVVVLWHHHRTIQLGYETERLQAEKTQLERLHRQLLIERESLASLDRIERLAGAMGLTHVPPRETVVMRLPPLEPDSEQLFAVAVGRGVLPTDAHAAP, encoded by the coding sequence GTGCTGAGACGATTGGGAGGATGGTGCGTCGGCCCGCGCCGCGCGTGGATGATCTGGGGCGCGGTCGTCTCGCTCAGCGTCGTGGTGCTGTGGCACCACCATCGGACGATTCAGCTGGGTTACGAAACCGAGCGGTTGCAGGCCGAAAAGACCCAACTCGAACGTCTGCATCGTCAACTGCTGATCGAACGCGAAAGCCTGGCGTCGCTCGATCGGATCGAACGATTGGCCGGCGCAATGGGACTCACGCATGTTCCTCCCCGCGAAACCGTGGTGATGCGACTGCCGCCGCTTGAGCCGGATTCGGAGCAACTGTTCGCCGTGGCGGTGGGTCGGGGGGTGTTGCCGACGGACGCGCATGCCGCGCCCTGA
- a CDS encoding UDP-N-acetylmuramoyl-L-alanyl-D-glutamate--2,6-diaminopimelate ligase, translating into MRAPRRLSELLRGIPGITTPGDTDPEITLVTADSRRVIPGALFAALRGVRQDGHQFLREAVVRGAVAVAGEDGKAIRAVAGPPRLVRLIVPAGAGWFGRVVARAWGDPSHRLGLVGVTGTNGKTTTTHLIRAIYQAAGRSTGLLGTVSYAVGEEIRPAPHTTPDAETLQALLAEMVARSVTDVVMEVSSHALAQDRVAGCAFDVGVFTNLTQDHLDFHGTMDAYAAAKRRLFEALGEDNPKVRPRLAVINRDDPRWNEMARASGAPVWTFGLDSGADVYPASVSSSVDGIRCRVRTPKGQLDLTSPLIGSYNLSNLLAATAVAVGQDVPPKAVREGIAAMIRVPGRFDKVDVGQDFTVVVDYAHTEDALRRVLAVARELCRGRLITVFGCGGDRDPGKRAPMGRVAARASDLVILTSDNPRGEDPLAIIEAIEGGIRDEVSARPPGRPSAFSRQPYLTLPDRREAIERAVQTAEAGDLVVIAGKGHEDYQLIGSRRLSFDDRAVAKDAIERRLAVRAQSA; encoded by the coding sequence ATGAGGGCTCCCCGCCGGCTCAGCGAGTTGCTTCGTGGCATCCCCGGCATCACCACGCCGGGCGATACCGATCCCGAGATCACGCTGGTGACCGCGGATTCGCGTCGGGTGATTCCCGGGGCGCTGTTCGCGGCGCTACGCGGCGTCCGTCAGGACGGTCATCAGTTTCTCCGCGAAGCCGTCGTCCGCGGGGCGGTCGCAGTGGCAGGCGAGGACGGCAAAGCGATCCGGGCGGTGGCGGGACCGCCGCGTCTGGTGCGGCTCATCGTCCCTGCGGGCGCCGGATGGTTCGGACGGGTGGTGGCTCGCGCATGGGGCGATCCCTCGCATCGGCTCGGTCTGGTCGGCGTGACCGGCACCAACGGCAAAACCACGACCACGCATCTCATCCGGGCGATCTACCAGGCGGCGGGGCGCTCCACCGGTCTGCTCGGCACGGTGTCGTACGCGGTCGGAGAGGAGATCCGTCCTGCGCCGCACACCACGCCCGACGCCGAAACTCTACAGGCGCTGCTGGCGGAAATGGTGGCGCGGTCCGTCACCGACGTGGTGATGGAAGTCTCCTCCCACGCCCTGGCACAGGACCGCGTGGCGGGCTGTGCCTTCGACGTCGGGGTGTTTACGAACCTCACGCAGGATCACCTGGACTTCCACGGCACGATGGACGCGTACGCCGCGGCGAAGCGCCGGCTGTTCGAAGCGCTGGGCGAGGACAACCCGAAGGTGCGGCCCCGCCTGGCCGTGATCAACCGCGACGACCCGCGTTGGAACGAGATGGCTCGGGCGTCGGGCGCGCCGGTGTGGACCTTCGGCCTCGATTCAGGGGCCGATGTCTATCCCGCATCGGTGTCGTCCTCGGTGGACGGTATCCGGTGTCGAGTGCGCACCCCGAAGGGCCAACTGGACCTGACCTCGCCGTTGATCGGGTCGTATAATCTCTCGAACCTCCTTGCGGCGACTGCGGTGGCGGTCGGGCAAGACGTTCCGCCGAAAGCGGTCCGCGAGGGGATCGCCGCGATGATCAGGGTTCCGGGCCGGTTCGACAAGGTCGACGTGGGGCAGGACTTCACCGTGGTAGTGGATTACGCGCACACCGAGGACGCGCTGCGCCGGGTCTTGGCCGTGGCCCGCGAACTCTGCCGCGGTCGCCTCATCACCGTGTTTGGGTGCGGGGGCGATCGCGATCCCGGCAAACGCGCGCCGATGGGGCGCGTGGCGGCTCGCGCGAGCGACTTGGTCATCCTCACGTCGGACAACCCGCGGGGTGAAGACCCGCTGGCCATCATCGAGGCGATCGAGGGCGGCATCCGCGACGAGGTGTCGGCCCGGCCACCGGGCCGCCCGTCGGCGTTTTCGCGTCAGCCGTACCTGACCTTGCCCGACCGGCGGGAAGCGATCGAGCGCGCGGTACAGACCGCCGAGGCTGGCGATCTGGTGGTCATTGCGGGAAAAGGGCACGAGGATTATCAACTCATCGGTTCGCGGCGCCTGTCGTTCGACGACCGGGCGGTTGCGAAAGACGCGATTGAACGGCGACTTGCGGTTCGCGCGCAGTCCGCGTGA
- a CDS encoding penicillin-binding protein 2: MPRPDETDRLARRRALWVFAVFGVVYAALAVRVVYLQVFRGPELAHRAERQHEKAVAVEAERGTIYDRNGRILAADLTVPSLYAVPPLIDNPQSIARELAAVLRVPATPLARRLREDRAFVWLERRVDPAVAHAVEELGAEGVRLLPEPRRMYPRKALLSHVLGFAGTDHEGLEGLERFYDRELRGEKGWLIYERDGAGHRLFPKGLQYVAPSRGRDLILTIDEVIQHISERELDAAMADSGAESGSLIVMDPWDGGILALAVRPTFNPNAVDYSSPAQWRNRAITDAFEPGSTFKLVTAVAALEAGLVRPNEIIDCENGRWVMPGGVLHDHEPLGRVPFTDVITKSSNIGTAKIALRLGDERLARAIAAFGFGRKTGIDLGGEAPGRVPPVARWSKRSAATIAIGQELMATPLQLVAAYAAVANGGRLVRPHLVVRVEGSEGRGVAGPSEDASGPRVMSERTAAVMTRLLEGVVEPGGTGALAAIEGVRVAGKTGTAEQVDPETGRYSFDREVTSFVGFAPSRAPAVVVAVVLENPRGRTWGGTVAGPVFARVTEATLRYLSAPRDAPAPPQHVTRVAWQ; this comes from the coding sequence ATGCCGCGCCCTGACGAAACCGACCGCCTGGCTCGTCGGCGTGCCCTGTGGGTGTTCGCCGTGTTCGGGGTGGTCTACGCGGCGCTTGCGGTCCGCGTGGTGTATCTGCAGGTGTTCCGCGGTCCGGAACTGGCTCACCGCGCGGAGCGACAACACGAGAAGGCCGTGGCGGTCGAAGCGGAACGCGGCACCATCTACGATCGCAACGGCCGGATCTTGGCCGCGGATTTGACCGTGCCGTCGCTCTACGCGGTGCCGCCGCTCATCGACAATCCCCAGTCGATCGCCCGTGAGTTGGCTGCGGTGTTGCGGGTGCCAGCCACACCGCTTGCGCGACGCCTGCGCGAAGACCGCGCGTTTGTCTGGCTCGAGCGCCGCGTGGATCCGGCCGTGGCCCACGCGGTGGAGGAGTTGGGGGCCGAGGGGGTTCGCCTACTGCCGGAGCCCCGCCGGATGTATCCCCGCAAGGCGTTGTTGAGCCACGTGTTGGGGTTCGCGGGAACCGACCACGAGGGCCTCGAAGGACTGGAACGGTTCTACGACCGCGAATTGCGCGGCGAAAAGGGCTGGCTGATTTACGAACGCGATGGCGCCGGGCACCGGCTGTTCCCCAAAGGACTCCAATACGTCGCGCCGTCCCGGGGGCGAGATCTGATCCTCACGATCGATGAGGTGATCCAACACATCAGCGAGCGGGAGCTTGACGCCGCCATGGCCGACAGCGGGGCTGAGAGCGGCTCGTTGATCGTGATGGATCCGTGGGACGGCGGCATCCTGGCTCTGGCGGTGCGCCCCACGTTCAACCCCAACGCCGTCGACTATTCGAGCCCCGCGCAGTGGCGCAACCGCGCGATCACCGACGCCTTCGAGCCCGGCTCGACGTTCAAGCTCGTCACCGCGGTCGCGGCGCTGGAAGCCGGCCTGGTCCGACCCAACGAGATCATCGACTGTGAGAACGGGCGCTGGGTGATGCCGGGCGGCGTGTTGCACGACCACGAACCGCTCGGCCGGGTGCCGTTCACCGACGTGATCACCAAGTCCAGCAACATCGGGACCGCCAAGATTGCGCTTCGCCTCGGCGACGAACGGTTGGCGCGCGCCATTGCCGCGTTCGGGTTTGGCAGAAAAACCGGGATCGACCTGGGCGGGGAGGCGCCGGGCCGGGTCCCGCCGGTCGCCCGCTGGTCCAAACGCTCCGCCGCGACCATCGCCATCGGCCAGGAACTCATGGCCACGCCGCTCCAACTGGTCGCGGCCTACGCCGCGGTCGCCAACGGCGGTCGCCTCGTCAGACCTCACCTCGTGGTCCGGGTGGAGGGCTCCGAGGGCCGGGGGGTCGCGGGGCCGTCGGAGGACGCGTCGGGTCCGCGCGTGATGTCGGAACGAACCGCGGCGGTCATGACTCGGCTGCTCGAAGGCGTGGTCGAGCCCGGCGGGACCGGGGCTCTGGCGGCGATCGAGGGCGTGCGGGTGGCGGGCAAGACGGGCACGGCGGAACAGGTGGATCCGGAGACCGGCCGGTACTCGTTCGACCGGGAGGTCACGTCGTTCGTGGGGTTTGCGCCGTCGCGTGCGCCCGCGGTGGTAGTAGCCGTGGTGCTGGAGAATCCGCGCGGCCGGACCTGGGGGGGCACGGTGGCCGGTCCGGTGTTTGCTCGGGTGACCGAGGCGACGCTGCGTTATCTGAGCGCGCCGCGCGACGCGCCCGCACCGCCGCAACACGTGACCCGCGTGGCGTGGCAATGA
- the mraY gene encoding phospho-N-acetylmuramoyl-pentapeptide-transferase gives MFYHLLYPLHTDFAFLNVFRYITFRTIYAVLTALVISFLLGPAIIRWLQRLHIGQQIREEGPKSHQVKSGTPTMGGLLILIAVVCSTVLWTDLTNRYVWVVLLATVGFGLIGFWDDYLKVVKRHSRGLIPRYKFSLQVLVASVAAAVLAQAPGFSTQIALPFFKTAQLDLGWFYPALVLLVVVGASNAVNLTDGLDGLAIGPVIVAATAYMIVAYAAGHRKIADYLLISYIEGSGELAVFCGAMIGASLGFLWFNTYPATVFMGDVGSLPLGAALGLVAVVSKHELLLLLVGGLFVIEALSVIFQVASFKSRGKRVFLMAPIHHHFELKGWEEPKVVVRFWIIAIILALLSLSTLKLR, from the coding sequence ATGTTCTATCACCTTCTGTATCCCCTGCACACCGACTTCGCGTTCCTCAACGTCTTTCGCTACATCACGTTTCGCACGATCTACGCAGTGTTGACCGCGTTGGTCATCAGTTTCCTGCTCGGGCCCGCCATCATTCGTTGGCTGCAGCGCCTGCACATCGGTCAGCAGATCCGGGAAGAAGGACCCAAGTCGCACCAGGTCAAGTCGGGAACGCCCACGATGGGCGGCCTCCTCATCTTGATTGCCGTGGTGTGCTCGACCGTGTTGTGGACCGATTTGACGAATCGATACGTGTGGGTGGTACTCCTCGCCACGGTCGGGTTCGGACTCATCGGCTTTTGGGACGACTACCTCAAAGTCGTCAAGCGCCACTCGCGGGGTTTGATCCCGCGGTACAAATTTTCGCTCCAAGTGCTCGTGGCTTCGGTGGCCGCAGCCGTGCTGGCTCAGGCCCCGGGGTTTTCGACGCAGATCGCACTCCCGTTTTTCAAGACGGCGCAACTCGACCTGGGCTGGTTCTACCCCGCGTTGGTGCTACTGGTGGTCGTCGGAGCCTCCAATGCCGTCAACCTGACGGACGGGCTCGACGGGTTGGCGATCGGTCCGGTCATCGTGGCCGCCACCGCGTACATGATCGTGGCGTACGCGGCCGGACACCGCAAGATCGCCGACTACCTGCTGATCTCCTACATCGAGGGGTCCGGGGAGCTGGCCGTGTTCTGCGGTGCGATGATCGGCGCGAGCCTCGGGTTCTTGTGGTTCAACACCTATCCCGCCACCGTGTTCATGGGCGACGTGGGTTCGCTGCCGCTCGGTGCGGCGCTGGGTCTGGTGGCGGTGGTGTCCAAACACGAGTTGCTTCTGCTGCTGGTGGGCGGGTTGTTCGTGATCGAAGCCCTGTCCGTGATCTTTCAAGTGGCGTCGTTCAAATCGCGGGGCAAGCGCGTGTTCTTGATGGCGCCGATTCACCACCACTTCGAGCTCAAGGGATGGGAAGAGCCGAAAGTCGTGGTGCGATTCTGGATCATCGCGATCATCCTGGCGCTGCTGAGTTTGAGTACCTTGAAGCTACGGTAG
- the murF gene encoding UDP-N-acetylmuramoyl-tripeptide--D-alanyl-D-alanine ligase, which yields MNGSEMFLASELAEVVRGRIVAGRPDARIEAISTDTRRLPRGAVFWALKGERFDGAVFVADALAAGACGAVVADASVPASGVWRGRDVVIIAVADPLRALQDAAAAYRARFVIPLIGVTGSNGKTTTKEMTAAILARRGGVLKTQGNLNNHIGVPLTLLGLSAAHRVAVVELGVNHPGEMTRLCEIARPTVGVITNVGHAHLEGFGGVEEVARAKGELFAALPADGMAVLNADDPRVAGLRKHLRCESLTFGLRTADVHGGIVEEVARSGTRVEIRYAGSAVQCFIPVVGRHNASNAVAAAAVAVALGVDLDTIRSGLESFRPARMRSELVSTPAGVDVFNDAYNANPSSMERALETVGRLRGAGRVWAVLGEMRELGEASEALHREVGRAAARASLDGLVAVGPAARWLADEAIKAGMPARAIAWVETAGEALPVIAAWSRPGDLVLVKGSRRVGLEYVAEGLGVGAPAPAAPSSS from the coding sequence ATGAACGGGAGCGAGATGTTTCTGGCGAGTGAATTGGCGGAGGTGGTGAGGGGCCGGATCGTGGCCGGTCGGCCGGACGCGCGGATCGAGGCGATTTCGACCGACACCAGGCGGCTCCCGCGGGGCGCGGTGTTTTGGGCGCTCAAGGGCGAGCGCTTCGACGGTGCGGTGTTCGTGGCGGACGCGCTCGCGGCGGGCGCGTGCGGGGCGGTGGTGGCCGATGCGTCGGTACCCGCCTCCGGGGTCTGGCGGGGCCGCGACGTCGTCATCATCGCGGTGGCCGACCCCCTGCGCGCACTCCAGGATGCCGCGGCGGCGTATCGCGCGCGGTTCGTGATCCCGCTCATCGGCGTGACCGGAAGCAACGGAAAGACCACCACCAAGGAAATGACGGCGGCGATCCTGGCGCGCCGCGGCGGCGTGCTCAAGACGCAGGGGAATCTCAATAACCACATCGGAGTGCCGCTCACCCTCTTGGGACTGTCCGCGGCGCACCGCGTCGCGGTGGTGGAGCTGGGCGTCAATCACCCCGGGGAGATGACGCGCCTGTGCGAGATCGCGCGCCCCACCGTGGGCGTGATCACCAACGTGGGACACGCCCACCTCGAAGGGTTCGGGGGGGTCGAGGAGGTGGCGCGCGCCAAGGGGGAGTTGTTCGCAGCATTGCCCGCCGACGGGATGGCGGTGTTGAACGCGGATGACCCTCGGGTGGCCGGACTCCGCAAGCACCTGCGCTGCGAGTCGCTGACGTTCGGGCTGCGTACCGCGGACGTGCATGGGGGCATCGTCGAAGAGGTCGCGCGGTCGGGCACGCGCGTGGAGATCCGCTACGCCGGGTCGGCGGTGCAGTGCTTCATCCCCGTCGTCGGACGTCACAACGCGTCCAACGCCGTGGCCGCGGCGGCCGTCGCGGTGGCGCTGGGCGTGGACCTCGACACCATTCGGAGCGGCCTGGAGTCGTTCCGGCCCGCCCGGATGCGGAGCGAGCTCGTGTCGACGCCGGCCGGCGTCGACGTGTTCAACGACGCCTACAACGCGAACCCCTCGTCGATGGAGCGGGCGCTGGAAACCGTCGGTCGGTTGCGGGGCGCGGGCCGCGTTTGGGCGGTGTTGGGGGAGATGCGAGAACTCGGCGAGGCCTCGGAGGCGCTGCACCGCGAAGTGGGGCGGGCCGCGGCGCGCGCCTCGCTCGACGGCCTGGTCGCGGTGGGCCCTGCCGCGCGGTGGCTCGCGGACGAGGCGATCAAAGCGGGCATGCCGGCCCGCGCGATCGCGTGGGTAGAGACCGCGGGCGAGGCGCTCCCCGTGATCGCGGCGTGGAGCCGGCCCGGGGATTTGGTCTTGGTCAAAGGGTCGCGGCGAGTGGGGTTGGAGTACGTGGCGGAGGGACTGGGCGTCGGCGCACCCGCGCCGGCGGCCCCCTCCTCCTCATAA